The proteins below come from a single Rhizobium sp. BT04 genomic window:
- the uvrC gene encoding excinuclease ABC subunit UvrC has translation MNGRKLPDGGVLYDDTDESEDDIEVEGDISAAAPLATTVDWNAGSLNETGLIGAELIGEFVKRLPNSPGVYRMFNAEGDVLYVGKARSLKKRVGNYAVGRVHSNRIAQMVRQTANMEFVTTRTETEALLLEANLIKRLRPRFNVLLRDDKSFPYILITGDHRAPAIFKHRGARARKGDYFGPFASAGAVGRTINSLQRAFLIRTCTDSVFETRTRPCLLYQIKRCSGPCTHEVSDEGYGELVQEAKDFLSGKSQKVKSHMAEAMNQAAEDLDFERAAIYRDRLAALSHVQSHQGINPAGVEEADVFAIHHEGGISCIQVFFFRTGQNWGNRAYFPKADPQLSGAEVLNAFLAQFYDDKPVPKQIMLSETIDELELLAAALSEKAAHKVSILVPQRGEKRDLVDHVVANAREAHGRKLAETASQSRLLEGFKETFGLTYAPQRIEIYDNSHIMGTNAVGGMVVAGPEGFVKNQYRKFNIKSTDITPGDDFGMMKEVMMRRFSRLIKEEGIPDRTAEKATSDAADMPFPAWPDVILIDGGQGQMTAVRAILAELGITDSVTAIGIAKGVDRDAGRERFFPPGRESFTLPPRDPVLYFIQRMRDEAHRFAIGSHRARRKKEMVKNPLDEIGGIGPSRKRALLQHFGTAKAVSRAALSDLMTVEGISEAVARQVYNHFHDDAAK, from the coding sequence ATGAACGGACGAAAGCTGCCGGATGGCGGCGTTCTCTACGACGATACGGATGAGAGCGAAGACGATATCGAGGTGGAAGGCGACATTTCCGCCGCCGCCCCGCTTGCGACCACGGTCGACTGGAACGCGGGCAGCCTCAACGAGACCGGGCTGATCGGCGCCGAACTGATCGGCGAATTCGTCAAGCGGCTGCCGAACAGCCCCGGCGTCTACCGGATGTTCAATGCCGAGGGCGACGTGCTCTATGTCGGCAAGGCGCGCAGCCTGAAGAAGCGGGTCGGCAATTACGCCGTCGGCCGCGTGCATTCCAACCGCATCGCCCAGATGGTGCGGCAGACGGCGAACATGGAGTTCGTGACGACGCGCACGGAAACCGAAGCGCTGCTCCTGGAAGCGAATCTGATCAAGCGCTTGCGGCCGCGCTTTAACGTGCTGCTGCGCGACGACAAGTCCTTTCCCTACATCCTCATCACCGGCGATCACCGGGCGCCTGCCATTTTCAAGCATCGCGGTGCGAGAGCGCGAAAGGGCGACTACTTCGGACCTTTCGCTTCGGCCGGCGCCGTCGGACGCACGATCAATTCGCTGCAGCGCGCCTTCCTGATCCGCACCTGCACCGACAGCGTCTTCGAAACGCGCACGCGCCCCTGCCTGCTCTACCAGATCAAGCGCTGTTCCGGGCCGTGCACCCATGAGGTCAGCGACGAGGGTTACGGCGAACTGGTGCAGGAGGCGAAGGACTTCCTGTCCGGCAAAAGCCAGAAGGTGAAGTCGCATATGGCCGAGGCCATGAACCAGGCGGCCGAGGACCTCGATTTCGAGCGGGCGGCAATCTATCGCGATCGCCTGGCGGCACTGTCGCATGTGCAAAGCCACCAGGGCATCAATCCGGCCGGCGTCGAAGAGGCCGACGTTTTCGCCATCCATCACGAGGGCGGCATTTCCTGCATCCAGGTGTTCTTCTTCCGCACCGGCCAGAACTGGGGCAACCGCGCCTATTTCCCCAAGGCCGATCCGCAACTGTCCGGCGCCGAAGTGCTGAATGCCTTCCTCGCCCAGTTCTACGACGACAAGCCGGTGCCGAAGCAGATCATGCTGTCGGAAACGATCGACGAGCTGGAGCTGCTTGCGGCAGCCCTCAGCGAAAAGGCCGCTCACAAGGTTTCCATCCTCGTGCCGCAGCGCGGCGAGAAGCGCGATCTGGTCGACCATGTGGTCGCCAATGCGCGCGAGGCGCATGGGCGAAAGCTCGCCGAGACGGCGTCGCAATCGCGGCTGCTCGAAGGTTTCAAGGAGACGTTCGGGCTAACCTATGCGCCGCAGCGCATCGAGATCTACGACAACTCGCACATCATGGGCACCAATGCCGTCGGCGGCATGGTGGTCGCGGGGCCGGAAGGTTTCGTCAAGAACCAGTACCGCAAGTTCAACATCAAATCGACCGACATCACCCCCGGCGACGACTTCGGCATGATGAAAGAGGTGATGATGCGGCGGTTCTCGCGGCTGATCAAGGAAGAAGGCATTCCCGACCGGACGGCGGAGAAGGCCACTTCCGATGCCGCCGACATGCCCTTCCCGGCCTGGCCGGATGTCATTCTCATCGACGGCGGCCAGGGGCAGATGACGGCGGTGCGCGCCATCCTTGCCGAGCTCGGCATCACCGACAGTGTGACGGCGATCGGCATCGCCAAGGGTGTCGACCGCGATGCCGGACGCGAACGCTTCTTCCCGCCGGGACGCGAGAGTTTTACGCTGCCGCCGCGCGATCCGGTGCTCTATTTCATCCAGCGGATGCGCGACGAGGCGCATCGTTTCGCGATCGGCTCACACCGGGCGCGGCGCAAGAAGGAAATGGTCAAGAACCCGCTCGACGAGATCGGCGGCATCGGCCCATCGCGCAAACGGGCGTTGCTTCAGCATTTCGGCACGGCGAAGGCAGTTTCGCGCGCCGCCCTGTCCGACCTGATGACGGTGGAAGGCATCTCGGAAGCGGTCGCCAGGCAGGTCTACAACCATTTCCACGACGACGCCGCGAAATAA
- the ndk gene encoding nucleoside-diphosphate kinase — translation MAIERTFSMIKPDATKRNLTGAITKMLEDAGLRVVASKRVWMSRREAEGFYAVHKDRPFFGELVEGMTSGPTVVQVLEGEGAILKNREIMGATNPANADEGTIRKVHALSIGENSVHGSDAPETAAQEIKYWFSDTEIVG, via the coding sequence ATGGCGATTGAACGCACCTTCTCGATGATCAAGCCTGACGCAACCAAGCGCAACCTGACTGGCGCCATCACCAAGATGCTCGAAGATGCCGGTCTGCGCGTCGTCGCCTCCAAGCGCGTCTGGATGAGCCGCCGCGAAGCTGAAGGCTTTTACGCCGTTCACAAGGACCGTCCCTTCTTCGGCGAACTGGTCGAAGGCATGACCTCCGGCCCGACCGTCGTCCAGGTGCTGGAAGGCGAAGGCGCGATCCTCAAGAACCGCGAGATTATGGGCGCAACCAACCCGGCAAACGCTGACGAAGGCACGATCCGCAAGGTTCACGCCCTTTCGATCGGCGAAAACTCCGTTCACGGCTCGGATGCTCCGGAAACGGCTGCCCAGGAAATCAAGTACTGGTTCTCCGACACCGAGATCGTCGGCTGA
- the pgsA gene encoding CDP-diacylglycerol--glycerol-3-phosphate 3-phosphatidyltransferase: MASRAYSIPNLLTYGRILAVPLIVLCFFIEGRLSISNTARWVALWIFVIASLTDFLDGYLARIWNQTSNIGRMLDPIADKLLVASILLLVAADQTIAGWSIWAAITILCREILVSGLREYLAALKVSVPVTRIAKWKTTLQLVAIAFLLAGPAGDEIFPYTTQTGIALLWIAALLTIYTGYDYFRAGLKHIVDDEE, translated from the coding sequence ATGGCATCGCGTGCGTATAGCATTCCCAATCTTCTGACCTACGGCCGTATCCTCGCGGTACCGCTGATCGTTCTCTGCTTCTTCATCGAGGGCAGGCTGTCGATCAGCAACACGGCGCGTTGGGTAGCGCTGTGGATCTTCGTCATCGCCTCGCTCACCGATTTCCTCGACGGTTATCTCGCGCGCATCTGGAACCAGACGTCGAATATCGGCCGCATGCTCGATCCGATCGCCGACAAGCTGCTGGTCGCCTCGATCCTGCTGCTGGTCGCGGCCGACCAGACCATCGCCGGCTGGTCGATCTGGGCGGCGATCACCATTCTCTGCCGCGAAATCCTGGTTTCCGGCCTGCGCGAATATCTGGCAGCGCTGAAAGTCAGCGTGCCGGTGACGCGGATCGCCAAATGGAAGACCACGCTGCAGCTCGTCGCCATCGCCTTCCTGCTCGCCGGCCCGGCCGGCGACGAGATTTTCCCCTATACGACGCAGACCGGCATCGCGCTCTTGTGGATCGCCGCACTGCTGACCATCTATACCGGCTACGACTATTTCCGCGCCGGGCTGAAACATATCGTGGATGACGAGGAATGA
- the moaD gene encoding molybdopterin converting factor subunit 1, with amino-acid sequence MTRLVYFAWVRERIGKGEEEIDLPSSVVTVADLLNHLKTLGEEYETALQYPEVIRVALDMEHVEHDEPIGAAREIGIFPPMTGG; translated from the coding sequence ATGACGCGGCTTGTCTATTTCGCATGGGTGCGCGAGCGCATCGGCAAGGGCGAGGAGGAGATCGACCTCCCCTCCTCCGTCGTCACCGTCGCCGATCTCCTAAATCATTTGAAGACGCTGGGCGAGGAATATGAGACCGCACTTCAATATCCCGAGGTGATCCGCGTGGCGCTGGATATGGAGCATGTCGAGCATGACGAGCCGATTGGCGCTGCACGGGAGATCGGGATCTTTCCGCCGATGACGGGGGGGTGA
- a CDS encoding SDR family oxidoreductase, which translates to MNHNRLRSALVTGAAKRIGRAIAEDLAANGFSVAIHANGSIGEAEELAAELRRKGYRAIALQADLTDIGETSALVTRASEALGPLDLLVNNASVFQHDSVRSFNAGTWALHFDLHVRAPSILAAAFAQQMPAEAAGLIVNIIDQRVWALRPSFYSYTLSKSALWTATQTLAQALAPGIRVNAIGPGPAMPSERQTQEDFQAQVSALILQRGPALEEFGQTIRFLYDTPSITGQMIALDGGQHLAWQTRDVAEITE; encoded by the coding sequence TTGAACCACAACAGACTTCGCTCGGCCCTTGTAACCGGGGCCGCCAAAAGAATAGGCCGGGCAATCGCCGAAGACCTTGCTGCAAATGGCTTTTCCGTCGCGATCCACGCGAACGGCTCGATCGGCGAAGCCGAAGAGCTGGCGGCGGAATTGCGGCGGAAGGGATATAGGGCGATCGCGCTGCAGGCCGACCTTACCGATATCGGCGAAACAAGCGCGCTCGTCACAAGGGCGTCGGAAGCGCTCGGGCCGCTCGATCTGCTTGTCAATAACGCGTCGGTGTTCCAGCATGATTCCGTCCGCAGTTTCAACGCCGGCACATGGGCGCTGCACTTCGACCTGCATGTGCGCGCGCCCTCGATCCTTGCTGCCGCCTTCGCGCAGCAAATGCCCGCTGAGGCAGCCGGGCTGATCGTCAACATCATCGACCAGCGGGTCTGGGCGCTCAGACCCAGCTTCTATTCCTATACTCTCTCCAAGTCCGCGCTGTGGACGGCGACACAGACGCTTGCCCAGGCATTGGCGCCGGGCATCCGCGTCAATGCCATCGGCCCCGGCCCTGCGATGCCGAGCGAACGGCAGACGCAGGAGGACTTCCAAGCGCAGGTCTCAGCCCTTATCTTGCAGCGAGGGCCAGCGCTGGAGGAATTCGGACAAACGATTCGCTTTCTTTACGACACGCCCTCGATCACCGGCCAGATGATTGCCCTCGACGGCGGCCAGCACCTTGCCTGGCAGACGCGCGACGTGGCGGAGATTACGGAATGA
- a CDS encoding CGNR zinc finger domain-containing protein, whose translation MSFSWTPHRFAGGALALDVANSVVLRHDEARRIDRFAIGAQMRDFTHAAAKFCAERALFGDIAPVSAENERDFIALREAIDLYFRKRILDGGDDQLLAALLVAMARTLREASPASLAAATAHSVLRLLAMPDPQRMKICGNCGWLFIDRSKNRSRAWCDMAVCGNRAKANRHYRRKKEETP comes from the coding sequence ATGAGCTTTTCCTGGACCCCTCACCGCTTTGCCGGCGGCGCACTGGCGCTCGATGTCGCCAACAGCGTCGTGCTTCGCCACGATGAAGCGCGGCGGATCGACCGCTTCGCGATTGGGGCGCAGATGCGGGACTTTACGCACGCCGCCGCAAAATTCTGCGCCGAACGCGCCCTCTTCGGTGATATCGCGCCGGTCTCGGCGGAAAACGAGCGGGATTTCATCGCCCTGCGGGAAGCAATCGACCTCTATTTCCGCAAGCGTATACTCGATGGCGGCGACGACCAACTGCTGGCCGCGCTGCTGGTAGCGATGGCGAGAACGTTGCGGGAAGCAAGCCCCGCCAGCCTGGCCGCGGCCACCGCCCATTCGGTGCTGCGGCTGCTCGCCATGCCGGATCCCCAGCGCATGAAGATCTGCGGCAATTGCGGCTGGCTGTTCATCGACCGCAGCAAGAACAGGAGCCGGGCCTGGTGCGACATGGCGGTCTGCGGCAACCGCGCCAAGGCCAATCGGCACTACCGCCGCAAGAAGGAGGAGACGCCATGA
- a CDS encoding 23S rRNA (adenine(2030)-N(6))-methyltransferase RlmJ has translation MNYRHIYHAGNFADVLKHAVLARLIRYMQKKDGAFRVLDTHAGIGLYDLSSEEAQKTGEWLDGIGKLMQADLGSQVAELLEPYLAAIRELNPEGGIRFYPGSPKLARMLFRPQDRLSAMELHPEDYLRLHRLFEGDHHARITELDGWLALGAHLPPKEKRGIVLVDPPFEEEDEYQRLAEGLEKAYRRFPGGTYCLWYPLKKGAPIKEFHATLQAQDIPKMLCAELTVRSDRGITGLTGSGLVIVNPPFTLKDELHQLLPALKDHLAQDRFASHRAFWLRGETKAVTDD, from the coding sequence ATGAACTACCGCCACATCTACCACGCGGGCAATTTTGCCGATGTGCTGAAACATGCCGTGCTGGCGCGGCTGATCCGCTACATGCAGAAGAAGGACGGGGCGTTCCGCGTACTCGACACGCATGCCGGCATCGGGCTCTACGACCTCTCCTCCGAGGAAGCGCAGAAAACCGGCGAATGGCTGGACGGCATCGGCAAGCTGATGCAGGCCGATCTCGGATCGCAAGTTGCCGAACTGCTGGAGCCCTATCTCGCAGCAATCCGCGAGCTCAACCCTGAGGGCGGCATCCGCTTCTATCCCGGATCGCCGAAACTTGCGCGCATGCTGTTTCGGCCGCAGGACCGCTTGTCGGCCATGGAACTGCATCCCGAGGATTACCTCAGGCTGCACCGGCTGTTCGAGGGCGATCACCACGCCCGCATCACCGAACTCGACGGCTGGCTGGCGCTCGGCGCACATCTGCCGCCGAAAGAGAAGCGCGGCATCGTGCTCGTCGATCCGCCCTTCGAGGAAGAGGACGAATATCAGCGCCTGGCCGAGGGGCTGGAAAAGGCCTATCGCCGTTTTCCCGGCGGCACCTATTGCCTGTGGTATCCACTGAAGAAGGGGGCGCCGATCAAGGAATTCCACGCGACGCTGCAGGCGCAAGACATTCCGAAAATGCTCTGCGCCGAACTCACCGTTCGCAGCGACCGCGGCATAACCGGACTGACGGGCTCGGGCCTCGTCATCGTCAATCCGCCCTTCACACTGAAGGACGAGTTGCACCAGTTGCTGCCGGCGCTAAAGGACCATCTGGCGCAGGACCGTTTCGCCTCGCACCGCGCCTTCTGGCTGCGCGGCGAGACCAAGGCGGTCACGGACGATTGA
- a CDS encoding branched-chain amino acid ABC transporter permease produces the protein MAYLLQQLANAVPLAALYAALAFGYAVAFGVTKRADITYGAIFAFAGQILLLFTELAYVRFWLVLPAALAIGAGAAIVYSLAAGIWIGRSIMLPLVSKSPNTVIVAALGIMIVLMETARLAADTRAIWLPPFLNDTVVFWSDGPFKVTLTYIQLINTALMAVMVAVGTLILRRTAWGRVWRAVTDDPLAAELCGTSADRVFLVAYAAASLVATICGILATFYYGSMDFGAGLMFGLKVLLIAAVGGYSDPLRSAGGAAGLAVVETLWGAYGPFVWRDLVIFSLLVMLLVMSRRERVVL, from the coding sequence ATGGCCTATCTTCTGCAGCAGCTGGCAAACGCGGTTCCACTGGCCGCGCTCTATGCCGCGCTCGCCTTCGGTTATGCCGTCGCCTTCGGCGTGACGAAACGGGCCGACATCACCTATGGGGCGATCTTCGCCTTCGCAGGCCAGATCCTGCTGCTCTTCACCGAACTCGCCTATGTCAGGTTCTGGCTGGTGCTGCCGGCCGCCCTTGCTATCGGCGCCGGCGCGGCGATCGTCTATTCGCTGGCGGCGGGCATCTGGATCGGCCGCTCGATCATGCTGCCGCTCGTCAGCAAATCGCCGAACACGGTGATCGTTGCCGCCCTCGGCATCATGATCGTGCTGATGGAGACCGCCCGGCTTGCCGCCGATACAAGGGCGATCTGGCTACCGCCGTTTCTGAACGACACGGTGGTCTTCTGGAGCGATGGTCCGTTCAAGGTGACGCTCACCTATATCCAGCTGATCAACACGGCGCTGATGGCAGTCATGGTCGCGGTGGGTACGCTGATCCTCAGACGCACGGCCTGGGGCCGCGTCTGGCGCGCCGTCACCGACGATCCGCTGGCCGCCGAGCTTTGCGGCACCAGCGCCGATCGCGTCTTTCTCGTCGCCTATGCTGCAGCTAGCCTCGTCGCCACCATCTGCGGCATCCTCGCCACCTTCTACTACGGCTCGATGGATTTCGGCGCCGGCCTGATGTTCGGGCTGAAGGTACTGTTGATCGCGGCTGTCGGCGGCTACTCCGACCCGCTACGCTCGGCAGGCGGCGCTGCCGGGCTCGCCGTCGTCGAAACCCTATGGGGCGCTTACGGCCCCTTCGTCTGGCGTGATCTGGTCATCTTCTCGCTGCTCGTCATGCTCCTGGTCATGAGCCGCAGGGAGCGTGTCGTTCTCTGA
- a CDS encoding molybdenum cofactor biosynthesis protein MoaE, producing the protein MTVAPTIRVQHEDFDLQAEVNLLSKGKAGIGAVVTFSGLCRDEGGTLAALELEHYPGMAEAEMRRIGDLAIARFGLLGLTAIHRYGKIAAGENIVLVVAAAPHRQAAFDGANFVMDFLKTAAPFWKKEHGKDGATGDWVAARDADDAARDRWK; encoded by the coding sequence GTGACCGTCGCCCCCACCATCCGCGTCCAGCACGAAGACTTCGACCTGCAAGCCGAGGTCAATCTGCTCTCCAAGGGCAAAGCCGGTATCGGCGCCGTCGTCACTTTTTCCGGCCTCTGCCGCGATGAAGGCGGCACGCTGGCGGCTCTCGAACTCGAGCATTATCCCGGCATGGCGGAGGCGGAGATGCGGCGAATCGGCGATCTTGCCATTGCGCGTTTCGGACTTCTCGGGCTGACCGCCATCCACCGCTACGGCAAGATCGCGGCCGGCGAGAATATCGTGCTGGTCGTCGCAGCCGCGCCGCACCGGCAGGCGGCATTCGACGGCGCCAATTTCGTCATGGATTTCCTGAAGACCGCAGCCCCCTTCTGGAAGAAGGAGCACGGCAAGGACGGCGCCACCGGCGACTGGGTCGCGGCCAGAGACGCCGACGATGCGGCGCGCGACAGGTGGAAGTAA
- a CDS encoding outer membrane protein produces MRVLIAGLMASVFAIAGVSAAQAADAVDQIPEAPVAQDAPVKPAGNWEGFYLGGAGTYNMGDFGSDRHTYGFGGQVFTGYNWQAGQIVYGVESDLGYSGDDVSSGGVKNKYGWNGSVRGRVGYDMNPFLLYGTAGLAIGDVKVSDGTSDESKTNYGYTVGAGVEAFVTNNITTRLEYRYTDYQSKDYDLDSGSFSRGYDENSVKLGIGVKF; encoded by the coding sequence ATGCGTGTACTCATTGCTGGCCTCATGGCCTCCGTTTTTGCAATTGCGGGCGTCTCGGCAGCTCAGGCGGCCGATGCCGTCGACCAGATTCCGGAAGCACCGGTCGCCCAGGATGCTCCGGTCAAGCCGGCTGGTAACTGGGAAGGCTTCTACCTCGGCGGCGCCGGCACCTACAACATGGGTGACTTCGGTTCCGACCGCCACACCTATGGTTTCGGCGGCCAGGTCTTCACCGGCTACAACTGGCAGGCGGGCCAGATCGTCTACGGCGTTGAATCCGACCTCGGCTACAGCGGCGACGACGTTTCCTCGGGCGGCGTCAAGAACAAGTATGGCTGGAACGGCTCCGTCCGTGGCCGCGTCGGCTACGACATGAACCCCTTCCTGCTCTACGGCACGGCCGGTCTTGCCATCGGCGACGTCAAGGTTTCCGACGGCACCTCGGACGAAAGCAAGACGAACTATGGCTATACGGTCGGCGCCGGCGTCGAAGCCTTCGTGACCAACAACATCACGACGCGCCTGGAATATCGTTACACCGACTACCAGAGCAAGGACTACGACCTCGACTCCGGCAGCTTCTCGCGCGGTTACGACGAGAACAGCGTCAAGCTCGGTATCGGCGTCAAGTTCTAA
- a CDS encoding glutathione S-transferase: MKLLCSPASPYSNKVRMAAHFLELELNAIRVDTNTAPAILVENNPLGKIPTLLTDDGVSIYDSVAIMHYFDRLTKGGLYPSKKGKRTDAEILEALCDGICDCLLAIVYERRFRDEEKIHQPWIDRQWKKATSGLAHLSANPPKTGKKLNGGHFALAATLDYLALRFKDQWEADHAPLTDWLRQFDKKFPAHNEFKSQG; the protein is encoded by the coding sequence ATGAAGCTCCTTTGTTCGCCCGCCTCGCCCTATTCCAACAAGGTGCGGATGGCCGCGCATTTTCTGGAGCTGGAGTTGAACGCCATCCGGGTCGACACCAATACCGCGCCGGCGATCCTGGTGGAGAACAATCCGCTCGGCAAGATCCCGACGCTGCTGACCGATGACGGCGTCTCGATCTATGACAGCGTGGCGATCATGCATTATTTCGACCGGCTGACGAAGGGCGGGCTCTATCCTTCCAAGAAGGGGAAGCGCACGGATGCGGAAATCCTCGAGGCGCTCTGCGACGGCATCTGCGATTGCCTGCTGGCGATCGTCTACGAGCGGCGCTTCCGCGACGAGGAAAAGATTCACCAGCCGTGGATCGACCGGCAATGGAAGAAGGCGACGAGCGGGCTCGCTCACCTCAGCGCCAATCCGCCGAAAACAGGCAAGAAACTCAATGGCGGACATTTCGCGCTGGCCGCGACGCTCGATTATCTCGCGCTGCGCTTCAAGGACCAGTGGGAAGCCGATCATGCGCCGCTCACCGACTGGCTGCGGCAGTTCGACAAGAAATTCCCCGCCCATAACGAGTTCAAGTCCCAGGGCTGA
- a CDS encoding molybdopterin oxidoreductase family protein gives MNSRHGEFLWLLAMQALAYTNAMNIATPIQAKSQKLDSKVGHTACPHDCPSTCALEVEISEDGRIGRVRGAGDHSYTSGVICAKVARYAERLYHPDRLMHPLRRAGAKGAGQWQQISWDVALDEIAEAFVKAEARDGSEAIWPYFYAGTMGWVQRDSIDRLRHAKRYSGFFSSICTNPAWTGFTMATGTLRGPDPREMGRTDCVVIWGTNAVSTQVNVMTHAIKSRKERGAKIVVIDIYDNPTMKQADMALIVRPGTDAALACAVMHIAFRDGYADREYMAKYADDPVGLEAHLKTKTPQWAADITGLSVEEIEAFARLVGTTKKTFFRLGYGFTRQRNGAVAMHAAASIATVLGSWQYEGGGAFHSNSDIFRMNNAELTGRSMKDADIRMLDQSQIGRVLTGDPVALRHRGPVTAMLIQNTNPANIAPEQRLVRRGFARDDLFVAVHEQFMTETAEIADIVIPATMFVEHDDIYRAGGQNHILLGPKLVEPPPTLRTNLFVIEELAKRLGVADRPGFGFTAREMVDRILESSGLPDYEHFLEHKWFDRQPAFQDAHFLNGFAHPDGKFHFRPDWINQPAPNKPPAAIGVLGPHAALPAFPDQVDVIEVADPEHPFRLATSPARNFLNSSFSETKTSRQKEGRPEVMINPADADAAGIAHGDLVRIGNSRGDLRLHARITTEVKSGVLIAEGLWPNKAHVDGEGINVLTGADPVAPYGGAAVHDNKVWLRRDAA, from the coding sequence ATGAATTCGCGTCATGGGGAGTTTTTGTGGCTTTTGGCCATGCAGGCCTTGGCATATACAAATGCCATGAACATTGCGACCCCCATCCAAGCCAAATCCCAGAAGCTGGACAGCAAGGTCGGCCACACGGCCTGTCCGCACGACTGTCCCTCCACCTGCGCGCTCGAGGTCGAGATATCAGAGGACGGCCGCATCGGCCGCGTGCGCGGCGCCGGCGATCATTCCTACACATCGGGCGTCATCTGCGCCAAGGTCGCCCGTTATGCCGAGCGGCTCTATCATCCCGACCGGCTGATGCACCCCTTGCGCCGCGCCGGCGCCAAGGGGGCAGGGCAGTGGCAGCAGATTTCCTGGGACGTTGCGCTGGATGAGATCGCCGAAGCCTTTGTGAAGGCCGAGGCGAGGGACGGCAGCGAAGCGATCTGGCCCTATTTCTATGCCGGCACCATGGGCTGGGTGCAGCGCGATTCGATCGATCGCCTGCGTCATGCCAAGCGCTATTCCGGCTTCTTCTCGTCGATCTGCACCAATCCCGCCTGGACCGGCTTCACCATGGCGACCGGCACGCTGCGCGGCCCCGATCCTCGCGAGATGGGCCGCACCGATTGCGTCGTCATCTGGGGCACCAATGCGGTTTCGACGCAGGTCAACGTGATGACCCACGCCATCAAGTCGCGCAAGGAGCGCGGCGCCAAGATCGTCGTCATCGACATCTACGACAACCCGACGATGAAACAGGCCGACATGGCTCTGATCGTCAGGCCCGGTACCGATGCAGCACTCGCCTGCGCCGTCATGCACATCGCCTTCCGCGACGGCTATGCCGACCGTGAATACATGGCGAAGTACGCCGACGATCCCGTCGGTCTCGAAGCGCATTTGAAGACGAAGACGCCGCAATGGGCGGCAGATATCACCGGCCTGTCGGTCGAGGAAATCGAAGCCTTCGCCCGACTCGTCGGCACGACGAAGAAAACCTTCTTCCGCCTCGGTTACGGCTTTACCCGCCAGCGCAATGGCGCGGTCGCCATGCATGCGGCCGCCTCGATCGCCACCGTTCTCGGCTCCTGGCAATATGAGGGCGGCGGCGCCTTCCATTCGAACAGCGACATCTTCCGCATGAACAATGCCGAACTGACCGGCCGGTCGATGAAGGATGCCGATATCCGCATGCTCGACCAGTCGCAGATCGGTCGGGTGCTGACCGGCGATCCTGTGGCGCTGCGCCATCGCGGCCCGGTGACGGCGATGCTGATCCAGAACACCAATCCCGCCAACATCGCCCCCGAGCAGCGCCTGGTCAGGCGTGGCTTTGCCCGTGACGACCTCTTCGTCGCCGTCCACGAACAATTCATGACCGAAACGGCCGAGATCGCCGATATCGTCATTCCGGCGACGATGTTCGTCGAGCATGACGATATCTATCGGGCCGGCGGCCAGAACCATATTCTGCTGGGGCCGAAGCTGGTCGAGCCGCCACCCACCCTGCGCACCAATCTCTTCGTCATCGAGGAACTGGCCAAACGCCTCGGCGTCGCCGATCGCCCCGGCTTCGGTTTCACCGCCCGCGAGATGGTCGACCGCATCCTCGAATCGAGCGGCCTGCCCGATTACGAGCATTTCCTCGAACACAAATGGTTCGACCGTCAGCCGGCTTTCCAGGACGCCCATTTCCTGAACGGCTTTGCCCATCCGGATGGCAAGTTCCATTTCCGCCCGGACTGGATCAATCAGCCGGCGCCGAACAAGCCGCCCGCCGCAATCGGCGTGCTCGGACCGCATGCCGCGCTTCCGGCCTTCCCCGATCAGGTCGATGTCATCGAAGTCGCTGATCCCGAGCATCCCTTCCGCCTCGCCACCTCGCCTGCGCGCAATTTCCTGAATTCGAGCTTCTCCGAGACCAAGACCTCGCGCCAGAAAGAGGGCCGCCCCGAGGTGATGATCAATCCGGCCGACGCCGACGCCGCTGGTATCGCCCACGGCGATCTTGTCCGCATCGGCAACAGCCGCGGTGATCTGCGTCTCCACGCCCGCATTACCACCGAAGTCAAATCAGGCGTGCTGATCGCCGAGGGACTTTGGCCGAACAAGGCGCATGTCGACGGCGAGGGCATCAACGTCTTGACCGGCGCCGACCCCGTCGCGCCCTATGGCGGGGCGGCCGTACACGACAACAAGGTCTGGCTTCGCAGGGACGCAGCATGA